The nucleotide sequence GCTTGTGATGGTTGTCGACAAATGGTTGAGCAATAGTATCGGGGATGACCACGCCATGACTACCCTCCAAGCACACTTCAAATCTTTCTGAAGAAATCATAGCTTATTCTAACAATCGCGTTAATATCTGAGTCTTACTGTGTAGCGTTTTATGAACCGGACATTTATCGGCTATTTGAAGCAGTCTTTTCTTTTGCTTATCGTCCAGAATACCTTCAAATTTTATTTCTCTGTTAAAGGTGTCGATCTTTGTCATTGGGTCTTCACAATTTTCACAATCATAGGCATGATCCTTAGAATAACTGGTGTGAACTTCAACATTAGAGATATTCCACTTTTTTCGTCGGGCATACATTTGAATCGTCATGGCGGTACAGGCAGATAGTCCTGCCGAAACTAACTCATAAGGGTTTGGTCCAAAATTATTACCTCCCACGCTTTCGGGCTCATCGGCCAGCATATAGTGATCACCTACCTTCATTTGAGTAGTAAACAAGGTGTCATCACTTAAACTGGCAACCACATCGTGCCGGGATCTAATATTTATAGGTTCAGGAATAGTTACATATCTGGAAGCCCACCCGGCAATAACTCTTCCGGCATAAAGCGAATCTTCCTTTTTGGAAAGTAGATGATCGGCTCCGTTGAGAGAGATAAAACTTTTTGGGTGATGCGCGGCAATATATAATTCTTCAGCATTTTTTATTCCAACAATTTCGTCTTGTGGTGAATGCATAATAAGTATTGCCTTTCGCAATGATTTGACACATTTGGGTAAGGAACGTTTTTCAAGATCATCTAAAAACTGATCCTTAATTGTAAACGCTCTGCCGCTTATAGAAACTGTCGCATGCCCGTCCTGCTCAATAGTATTCACACTGTCCTTGAATAGATGTTTTACATGGACAGGGTTGCTGGGAGCACCAATAGTGACTACCGCACTTATGTTTTTGAGTGCTTCGGCCGCATAGATAACAGCAGCTCCTCCCAAAGAATGCCCTATGAGCAGGGTAGGAGCAGCATAATTAACTTTTAAGAAATTTGCAGCAGCGATCAAATCTTCAATATTGCCCGAAAAATTCGTTTCAGCAAACTCGCCTTCACTTTCGCCCAAACCTGTAAAATCAAAACGCAATACACCAATTCCTTCCGAAGTTAGTGCTCTGCTTATATTTTTTACTGCAAGCAGGTTTTTATTACAGGTAAAACAGTGCGCAAACAGCGCAAAATTATGAGGCTTTTGGTCGGCAGGTAGCTCCAAACGACCAACCAGTGAATCTCCTTCTTTATTCTGAAATTTAACCTTTTCAATCTTCATTCGTTGTCGTCGGTTTTTGCTTTTTACGTAAGTCGGTGTTAATAGTTAAAACTAACTGCAGTCTGTCGAAATTAATCCCCGGAAAATGAATTTTCATATAGCCTGCCTGAAGCTTAATACCCTTGCCGATTTTATATCCTAAAGCTCCATAAAGTCGATTCTGATTAAAGACAGGCTCCTCAAAATCTAGAAAGATTTCATCAAAAGCATTAACAAACCACTTTTCACTTAACGGATAAGTTAATTGTAATCTATATCTGAATCGTTGTCGGGTTATATGATCCATTGGTGTACTAATAAACCGGTGTTCTATCCTGTATCTGTGCTGAATATTTAACTTACCTAGCTGATTCCTCAGGATAAATTGTTCAAATAACCTATGCTCTGTGGTGTTTTCCTCTCCTGGTGTATCTAAAAAAGTAGGATCACCTTCAAAATAACCGTATCCCGCTGAAAGTACCGTCCTTTCATTTAAATGATAATTAAGAGCGGTAATGGCCCAAAACTGTTCAAAATTGGAAGTTACCTCATAAACGTTGTATTGTAATTCGGTATGAATGCTGAAGCGATCACTAATCGTATTCGTTCCGAAATAAACATACCAGGCTCCTAATTTATTATCTCCGCGATCCTGGGCACTTAGTGTATTGAATGAGACAAGCACAGCGACCAACAAACATTTCAAAGTCTGTTGCATAAACAAAACAATTAATTCCCAGCATCCATATCACCTCCTGCTTTAGTACCTTCGTCCATAGTGTCAAGCCCTTCTCCTTTCAGATATTTGTCAAGAAACTTCAGTACACTTCCGTAGGCCTGGATCTGATTTTCTTTCTTGACGAATCCGTGTCCTTCATCTTCAAATAGAACGTATTCTACAGGGACACCATTCTTTTTAACTTCGGCAACGATCTCGTCGCTTTCAACTTTTAATACACGAGGGTCCTGAGCGCCTTGTAAAACTATTAAAGGTTTAGTTACCTTATCTGCATGAAATAGGGGAGAGATCTGTCGTAGGCGTACAGAATCTTCTGTATTTGGATCACCCATTTCGGTATACAAGGCCTCTTTAAAAGATTCCCACCAAGGTGGAATGCTTTTTAAAGTTCGCAACCAATTCGTTACTCCAAAAATATTTACACCTACCTCAAATTCTTCGGGAGCGAAAGTAAGGGCTGCCATCGTCATATATCCGCCATAGGATCCTCCTATAATTCCAATTTTACTTCCATCTATATAATCCTGCTCTGCCAACCAATCTTTTCCCGCAATACAATCCTTAAGGTCTTTGTCACCGTGATTTTGGTCGTCCATTTTATAAAAAGTTTTTCCATAACCACTACTACCGCGGTTATTCACTGCCAATATAGCATAACCATGATTCACTAAATACTGAATAGTTGGATTGAACCCTTGGCGGGATTGCCCTCCCGGACCTCCATGAACCCAAACTAGTGCCGGAACTTTATTTTGAGGAGAAGCCTGCTTTGGCCGATAATAAATGGCAGGAATCTCGAGTCCGTCGAAGGATTTAAATCGAACGACTTCGGCCGAAACAAGATCTTCCTGATCGATCTCATCGTTCAAAACATCGGTGAGTTGATTGAGTTCTTGGGTGGCTAAATTGTAGCTATAAGAGTTTGTAGGAGTATGCGATCCGCCTTCTCTAAGTAGCGCCATACTTTCATCTCTTGAAAAACTGGCACTGCTCACTTCTTTATTGTCGAAAGTTGGAAAATCGATTTCGTTTCCGGTGGCCACCTCTACAACTTTCATGACAGTTTTTGCGTCTTCGTTAGAAAAAGTAACACTGTATTTACCATTTCGGGTGAAGTAATACGAATTGATATCCCAATTCTTTTCAGCAACCTTTTCTTTAGTGCCATCGGTGATATTATACTTCATGAGGTAACTGAATTCAGAATTATCATCGGTAGTATAATAGAAAGCACTATTGTCTGGTGCAAAATCCTGCGGGGAATTGCCACTCAAGTTTTCGTTGATCTTAGTACGCTCTCCCGTTTGTGTGTTTAAAAGAAAAATATCGGTGTCATTGGTATTGACAGGTTTTACCAATACAATATAGTTGCGATCCTCACTCATGCCCCCAAAGTCCATTCCATCTTCATTCTTATAGATCACTTTAGAGCTAAAGTCTTCCAAGTTCATTTCATAATGATCCATATACCTGGAGTCTCTTTCATTACTGCCATAAAAAAAGCTTTTTCCGTCCTTCGCCCAGCCTCTGAACAGGGCCCGAACCCCTGTTGCCGGTGTGAGGCGGCGAATTTCTTCTCCATCCTTCATAAATATTTTATAAATTTCATCTCCATTGCCATCCATTCTAAA is from Constantimarinum furrinae and encodes:
- a CDS encoding DUF2490 domain-containing protein translates to MQQTLKCLLVAVLVSFNTLSAQDRGDNKLGAWYVYFGTNTISDRFSIHTELQYNVYEVTSNFEQFWAITALNYHLNERTVLSAGYGYFEGDPTFLDTPGEENTTEHRLFEQFILRNQLGKLNIQHRYRIEHRFISTPMDHITRQRFRYRLQLTYPLSEKWFVNAFDEIFLDFEEPVFNQNRLYGALGYKIGKGIKLQAGYMKIHFPGINFDRLQLVLTINTDLRKKQKPTTTNED
- a CDS encoding S9 family peptidase; translated protein: MKKLLVIGVAFLLFVSCKDAKKEEVAEIKEIKEYTIKQLLDSENAFADGYSSDKSKVLITSNRSGIYNMYTVDAKGGELIPVTQSDSASIFGISYFPEDDRILFRMDGNGDEIYKIFMKDGEEIRRLTPATGVRALFRGWAKDGKSFFYGSNERDSRYMDHYEMNLEDFSSKVIYKNEDGMDFGGMSEDRNYIVLVKPVNTNDTDIFLLNTQTGERTKINENLSGNSPQDFAPDNSAFYYTTDDNSEFSYLMKYNITDGTKEKVAEKNWDINSYYFTRNGKYSVTFSNEDAKTVMKVVEVATGNEIDFPTFDNKEVSSASFSRDESMALLREGGSHTPTNSYSYNLATQELNQLTDVLNDEIDQEDLVSAEVVRFKSFDGLEIPAIYYRPKQASPQNKVPALVWVHGGPGGQSRQGFNPTIQYLVNHGYAILAVNNRGSSGYGKTFYKMDDQNHGDKDLKDCIAGKDWLAEQDYIDGSKIGIIGGSYGGYMTMAALTFAPEEFEVGVNIFGVTNWLRTLKSIPPWWESFKEALYTEMGDPNTEDSVRLRQISPLFHADKVTKPLIVLQGAQDPRVLKVESDEIVAEVKKNGVPVEYVLFEDEGHGFVKKENQIQAYGSVLKFLDKYLKGEGLDTMDEGTKAGGDMDAGN
- a CDS encoding bifunctional alpha/beta hydrolase/OsmC family protein; translated protein: MKIEKVKFQNKEGDSLVGRLELPADQKPHNFALFAHCFTCNKNLLAVKNISRALTSEGIGVLRFDFTGLGESEGEFAETNFSGNIEDLIAAANFLKVNYAAPTLLIGHSLGGAAVIYAAEALKNISAVVTIGAPSNPVHVKHLFKDSVNTIEQDGHATVSISGRAFTIKDQFLDDLEKRSLPKCVKSLRKAILIMHSPQDEIVGIKNAEELYIAAHHPKSFISLNGADHLLSKKEDSLYAGRVIAGWASRYVTIPEPINIRSRHDVVASLSDDTLFTTQMKVGDHYMLADEPESVGGNNFGPNPYELVSAGLSACTAMTIQMYARRKKWNISNVEVHTSYSKDHAYDCENCEDPMTKIDTFNREIKFEGILDDKQKKRLLQIADKCPVHKTLHSKTQILTRLLE